Proteins encoded together in one Thermoproteales archaeon window:
- a CDS encoding thioredoxin family protein: MRSIQLFICRDQRSKQLLDELNSILKPYRNEVELKVHIVHIKNPEDFENFMLMMEELFGGISTLVFRKYGIRSIPAIVIDDRKVFEGKYPSREELEELLTYEGILLKEIKHEVPTIKVEKIEEVAPTPSPVKIIKPSVEELLPKKEELEEAEFEIEPVERITTVEPELEIMPSTREVETEHIEETVKPEQEVASSVEIEYAKKGEPVIREEVRKVKHKRSCNTCIFYNESTKRCAMLGKIVDDPSNPPCQW; this comes from the coding sequence TTGAGATCAATACAACTGTTCATTTGCAGAGACCAGAGGTCTAAGCAGTTACTAGACGAGTTAAACTCTATACTAAAACCTTATAGAAATGAGGTAGAGCTGAAAGTTCACATAGTTCACATAAAAAATCCCGAAGATTTCGAAAATTTTATGCTGATGATGGAGGAGCTTTTCGGGGGGATATCGACATTGGTATTTAGAAAGTATGGTATAAGGAGTATACCAGCTATCGTTATCGATGATAGAAAAGTTTTTGAAGGAAAATATCCATCAAGAGAAGAACTTGAAGAATTACTAACTTATGAGGGTATCTTATTAAAAGAAATTAAGCATGAAGTTCCAACAATTAAGGTTGAAAAAATCGAAGAAGTTGCGCCAACACCAAGCCCGGTGAAGATAATCAAGCCAAGCGTCGAGGAGCTTCTTCCTAAAAAAGAAGAACTTGAAGAAGCTGAATTCGAGATTGAACCTGTTGAAAGAATAACTACTGTAGAGCCTGAACTCGAGATCATGCCATCTACCAGAGAAGTTGAAACAGAGCATATTGAGGAAACGGTAAAACCGGAGCAGGAGGTTGCTTCATCTGTCGAGATTGAGTATGCGAAAAAGGGAGAGCCTGTAATAAGGGAAGAAGTTAGGAAAGTGAAACATAAACGTTCATGTAATACGTGTATTTTCTATAATGAATCTACTAAAAGATGTGCAATGCTAGGTAAGATTGTAGATGATCCATCTAATCCGCCCTGTCAGTGGTAA
- a CDS encoding HAD family hydrolase, translating into MKIKLVISDLDQTILDTLNRFFRVFNKTLNFYCSMQVDWKTFLEKYKKDKLDNIVSSIAPLDKFWDKFLEIYDDESFTYDKVIDGVKEALSQLKNEGLKIIVVTGRKSRKERVWENLRYHRLDVYIDDVYTVLDVDNQEFRFSKKEIILKVLNDYSYKREEAVFVGDYRYDMLSGKKAGVLTIGVLTGHEDRKTLFEYGADLVIKSMAQLPKIIKDMERE; encoded by the coding sequence ATGAAAATAAAGCTTGTAATATCTGATCTAGACCAGACAATCCTAGATACTTTGAATAGATTCTTCAGAGTATTCAATAAAACATTGAATTTCTATTGTTCAATGCAGGTTGACTGGAAAACTTTCCTTGAAAAATATAAAAAAGACAAGCTGGATAATATCGTATCCTCTATCGCCCCATTGGATAAATTCTGGGATAAATTTCTAGAAATCTACGATGATGAAAGCTTTACCTATGACAAGGTAATAGATGGTGTTAAAGAAGCTCTTTCACAATTGAAAAATGAAGGTTTGAAAATAATAGTTGTAACTGGAAGAAAATCTCGAAAAGAAAGAGTATGGGAAAACTTGAGATATCATAGATTAGACGTTTATATAGATGACGTTTACACAGTTCTCGACGTAGATAATCAAGAATTTAGATTTTCCAAAAAGGAGATCATATTAAAGGTACTCAATGATTATAGTTACAAGAGAGAAGAAGCTGTTTTTGTAGGAGATTATCGCTACGATATGTTAAGCGGTAAAAAAGCAGGCGTTTTAACAATTGGCGTTTTAACAGGACACGAAGATAGGAAAACCTTGTTTGAATACGGGGCTGACCTTGTTATTAAAAGCATGGCACAGCTGCCTAAGATCATTAAAGATATGGAGCGTGAGTAG
- a CDS encoding carbohydrate kinase family protein: MFLSIGNINFDYLIFTKEPPVIDGRIEARNFVIESGGSACNFAVTITKLGGKCRVFGCVGRDGDWLIKRLKEKKVEASEIIKVAERESGKVFVIIDLKGHRTMIAYKGANELLKPELIKKLNLEKYVHVHVSSREPCFINEIYMRIGDKHNITLSYDPGWTIVKRESGEILNILDKLDFLLMNRREFGYFIKTNNITDITKLFSKFQKLKFILVKEGEKGAKAIHGKKTINVPAFKVSVVDTTGAGDVFNAATIFSLKNGFSIKEALIVGNAAAAFKITKVGAQAAPSTMELCNFLKERGFERIALKIQNWRLGND; encoded by the coding sequence ATGTTTTTATCCATAGGAAATATTAATTTTGACTACTTGATCTTTACTAAAGAACCACCTGTAATTGATGGGCGTATTGAAGCGCGTAATTTTGTTATTGAATCGGGAGGGTCTGCATGTAATTTTGCTGTAACTATAACTAAGCTTGGTGGAAAGTGCAGAGTTTTTGGCTGCGTAGGTAGAGATGGAGATTGGCTCATTAAAAGATTAAAAGAGAAAAAAGTGGAAGCTTCTGAAATAATAAAAGTAGCCGAGAGAGAAAGTGGTAAAGTATTCGTCATTATCGACTTAAAAGGTCATAGGACAATGATAGCGTATAAGGGTGCTAATGAGCTTTTAAAGCCCGAACTTATTAAAAAATTGAATCTAGAAAAATATGTTCACGTTCATGTAAGCAGTAGAGAACCATGTTTTATTAACGAGATATATATGAGAATTGGAGATAAGCATAACATTACGTTATCGTACGATCCAGGGTGGACAATAGTTAAAAGGGAATCTGGTGAAATTTTGAACATACTTGACAAGCTAGATTTTTTGCTTATGAATAGACGGGAATTTGGTTATTTCATAAAAACTAATAATATTACAGATATTACGAAACTTTTTTCAAAATTTCAAAAACTGAAATTTATACTGGTAAAGGAAGGAGAAAAAGGGGCTAAGGCAATTCATGGCAAAAAGACAATTAACGTGCCGGCATTTAAAGTCTCTGTTGTAGATACTACAGGAGCTGGTGATGTTTTTAACGCTGCAACAATTTTTAGTTTGAAGAATGGGTTTTCGATAAAGGAGGCTTTGATAGTCGGAAACGCCGCTGCCGCTTTTAAAATTACAAAAGTGGGTGCTCAAGCGGCTCCCTCGACAATGGAGCTATGTAACTTTTTAAAGGAGAGGGGTTTTGAGCGTATTGCCTTGAAAATTCAAAATTGGAGGCTAGGAAATGATTAA
- a CDS encoding radical SAM protein, with amino-acid sequence MKISLTELYARRELLRNELAIKIGKESISKAINDYHAKRKPRPCGITVHSVIGCSSGCIYCYIPDMGFSNLHPMPYGLTKEELVLSLLSNKYFFPTVKGTYLAFGSIGEPFHPVGILKTTSYLEAVTSFLGNPIQVSTKMKIASEAYPRLGRLKTYPVNILVTIVSLKYAEILEPSAPSPEQRFNVIRNLKDEGFKPILFFRPVIPGVNEEEAEEIFEKARESGAVGVVIGGFRITRRILSNLRRAGIDISDIKNRIKTRPNGQTPVYTNDIKQKLVEISREKNLIPFLSACCANTYNIMATTGLRIPCANLCFINKKFCTNCPVNCKNIKIEVDEEEFKNSFYRMLNVKPDEVNVKQHSINVQVKKRKRRLLRRKAIIKTMESIYRKKIIVD; translated from the coding sequence ATGAAGATAAGCCTTACAGAACTTTACGCTCGTAGGGAATTATTGCGAAATGAGCTAGCCATTAAAATAGGCAAAGAGTCGATCAGCAAGGCTATCAACGATTATCATGCAAAAAGGAAACCTAGGCCTTGTGGGATAACTGTCCACAGTGTTATTGGATGTTCCTCAGGATGCATATATTGCTACATACCTGATATGGGGTTTAGCAACCTGCATCCAATGCCGTATGGTTTAACTAAGGAAGAACTGGTTCTCTCGCTTCTTTCTAATAAATATTTCTTCCCTACAGTAAAAGGAACATACTTAGCTTTCGGAAGCATTGGCGAACCATTTCACCCTGTTGGTATATTAAAAACCACATCTTATCTAGAAGCTGTCACGTCTTTTCTAGGCAATCCAATTCAGGTCTCTACAAAAATGAAGATAGCAAGCGAAGCCTATCCTAGGCTAGGAAGATTAAAAACTTATCCAGTTAACATATTGGTAACTATAGTGTCTCTAAAATATGCAGAAATTCTAGAGCCCAGTGCACCAAGCCCCGAACAAAGATTCAATGTTATTAGAAATCTTAAAGATGAGGGTTTTAAACCAATCCTGTTCTTCAGACCAGTTATACCAGGCGTAAACGAGGAAGAAGCTGAAGAAATTTTCGAAAAAGCTAGAGAAAGTGGCGCAGTAGGAGTCGTGATTGGCGGTTTTAGAATAACAAGGAGAATACTATCTAATCTGAGGAGAGCAGGCATTGACATTTCAGATATAAAAAACAGGATAAAAACAAGGCCGAACGGGCAAACGCCAGTATACACCAATGACATAAAGCAGAAGCTTGTTGAAATCAGTCGAGAAAAAAACCTTATACCATTTCTCTCAGCATGCTGTGCCAACACGTATAATATAATGGCAACTACGGGGTTAAGAATACCATGCGCAAACTTATGCTTCATAAATAAAAAATTCTGTACTAACTGTCCAGTAAATTGTAAAAATATCAAAATAGAAGTTGACGAGGAAGAATTTAAAAATTCATTCTATAGAATGCTCAACGTTAAACCTGATGAAGTCAATGTTAAACAACACTCTATCAATGTTCAAGTTAAAAAACGTAAACGTAGATTATTGAGACGTAAAGCCATAATCAAAACAATGGAGAGTATATATAGGAAAAAAATTATAGTCGATTAA
- a CDS encoding TIGR00296 family protein, translating into MEEGRFLVKLARHAVEDYLTSYRELSPPEDTPAALYDKRGVFVTLEKIVVTPDGLRKRELRGCIGFPEPVLPLVEATIKAAIAAAFHDPRFTPLMQAELPSIVFEVSVLTKPELLKVENPKELPRKIKVGKHGLIIERGFFKGLLLPQVAVEYEWTEEEFLNQACFKAGLPSRTWMMPGTNVYVFEAQIFAELEPNGEIIERKLSFE; encoded by the coding sequence ATCGAAGAAGGCAGATTCTTAGTAAAACTTGCTAGACATGCCGTGGAAGATTATTTAACATCATATAGAGAGCTTTCTCCTCCAGAAGATACTCCCGCCGCGCTCTACGACAAGCGTGGCGTTTTTGTAACTCTTGAAAAAATTGTCGTAACGCCCGATGGATTAAGAAAAAGAGAATTACGGGGTTGTATAGGTTTCCCAGAGCCAGTATTACCGTTAGTAGAAGCGACGATTAAAGCGGCTATAGCCGCGGCTTTTCATGATCCTAGATTTACTCCATTAATGCAGGCAGAACTGCCTTCTATAGTATTTGAAGTTAGCGTATTAACAAAGCCTGAACTTTTAAAAGTTGAAAACCCGAAAGAACTGCCTCGTAAAATTAAAGTAGGAAAGCATGGGCTCATAATTGAAAGAGGATTTTTTAAAGGACTCCTGCTTCCTCAGGTAGCAGTGGAATATGAATGGACTGAGGAGGAATTCCTAAATCAAGCATGTTTTAAAGCTGGATTGCCCAGTAGAACTTGGATGATGCCTGGAACGAACGTATACGTGTTCGAGGCTCAAATATTTGCCGAGCTAGAGCCTAACGGCGAAATAATCGAACGTAAACTAAGTTTCGAGTAA
- a CDS encoding NFACT family protein, whose translation MKKALDAIDIMALIPELNSQLKDSKLINVYAINEMFLFKFRKKGEKLYMIFHPKIGLYLTSYEIPTPKYPSNVVLKLRKIIKNAKIVDVIQVNNDRIVRMEMREGDKVLYVYFEVIREGNLIVTDQNQKILFALRYKKMRDRNIHVGEKYKQPPAGLDPLKVHPRELYEKFKTESMKKLFILLLRTLNVPKDVLKEAFFKLNLSENVTLDAIDSKIFEELIVTLQNIIFEVKNGKLKPNLLIEDDNPIGVYPIIYEHIKMRKQLIFYSSFNKAVDEYFTPRLITKLKPERDLKSKEKRISDIIHTIKKYETKERKMISIANIIITNVNVLNDIIKSIRKRELDELRKLEKTYGISILNVDYSKSEVLLKIGETEIVLDLKKTAGENAGKYFDEAKKLRKKIKKAEKILEDLKRELDQAKAADKAEVIRLKMRKKTRWYEKFRWFMTSDGFIVIGGKDSTQNEVLVRKYMEASDIFMHADIYGSPAVIIKSKKEKIPIRSILEAAQFTAVYSRAWEAGFSSVDVYWVRPGQVSKKAPSGEYISKGAFMIYGKRNYIEKVPLILAIGVKIKEDNVEIIYGPPSAVVNNALFYVLLVPGNMKKEKTALQILKIFEKNILKFFKEKKVKFRLEIEKIKEALPQGSFHIIQKPEKVLDEIERYYREKSNEKTFND comes from the coding sequence ATGAAGAAGGCATTGGACGCAATAGATATAATGGCTTTAATCCCAGAATTGAACAGTCAGCTTAAAGATTCTAAACTTATCAACGTTTATGCTATCAACGAAATGTTTCTATTCAAGTTTAGAAAGAAAGGAGAAAAACTATACATGATATTTCATCCTAAAATCGGCTTGTACCTAACTAGCTATGAAATACCTACGCCAAAATATCCGTCAAATGTCGTGTTAAAGTTACGTAAAATAATTAAAAACGCGAAGATTGTGGATGTTATTCAAGTTAATAACGATAGGATAGTAAGAATGGAGATGCGCGAGGGGGATAAAGTTCTCTATGTATATTTTGAAGTAATTAGGGAGGGAAATTTAATTGTAACAGACCAGAATCAAAAGATTCTATTCGCGCTTAGATACAAAAAAATGCGAGATAGAAACATTCACGTAGGAGAAAAGTATAAGCAACCCCCCGCAGGCTTAGACCCTCTAAAAGTCCACCCTCGAGAACTATACGAAAAATTTAAAACGGAAAGCATGAAAAAATTGTTTATACTGTTATTGAGAACTTTAAATGTTCCAAAAGATGTTTTAAAAGAAGCATTTTTTAAATTGAATTTGAGCGAGAACGTAACCCTAGACGCTATCGATTCTAAAATCTTTGAAGAATTAATAGTTACGCTACAAAATATAATATTTGAAGTTAAAAACGGAAAATTAAAACCAAATTTACTAATTGAAGACGATAACCCTATAGGCGTTTACCCAATAATCTACGAGCATATAAAAATGAGAAAGCAATTAATTTTCTATTCCTCTTTTAACAAGGCGGTCGATGAATATTTTACTCCTAGACTAATTACCAAGCTAAAACCTGAAAGAGATTTAAAGAGTAAAGAGAAGAGAATTTCCGATATAATACATACGATAAAAAAATATGAAACAAAAGAAAGAAAGATGATAAGCATTGCAAATATAATAATTACAAATGTTAACGTTCTAAATGACATAATAAAAAGTATTAGGAAAAGAGAATTAGATGAGCTGCGCAAACTGGAAAAAACTTATGGTATTTCAATATTAAACGTTGACTACTCTAAAAGCGAGGTATTATTAAAAATTGGTGAAACTGAGATAGTATTAGATCTGAAAAAGACAGCTGGCGAAAATGCTGGAAAATATTTTGATGAGGCTAAAAAGCTTAGAAAAAAAATAAAAAAAGCCGAAAAGATATTAGAGGATCTTAAACGAGAATTGGATCAGGCTAAAGCAGCGGATAAAGCCGAAGTTATACGCTTAAAGATGCGGAAAAAGACCAGGTGGTATGAAAAATTCAGATGGTTCATGACAAGCGACGGATTTATAGTTATCGGAGGAAAAGATTCGACGCAAAATGAGGTGTTAGTTAGAAAGTATATGGAAGCATCAGATATTTTCATGCATGCAGACATTTACGGCTCTCCAGCCGTTATCATTAAATCGAAAAAAGAAAAAATACCAATTAGGTCAATCTTAGAGGCAGCTCAATTTACGGCGGTCTACTCTAGAGCTTGGGAAGCGGGATTTTCGTCAGTCGACGTCTACTGGGTTAGACCAGGGCAGGTTTCTAAAAAAGCGCCTTCAGGTGAGTATATTTCAAAAGGAGCCTTTATGATCTATGGCAAAAGAAATTACATCGAGAAAGTTCCTCTCATTTTAGCTATTGGGGTAAAAATAAAGGAAGACAATGTTGAAATAATATATGGACCGCCCTCAGCAGTAGTTAATAACGCGCTTTTCTACGTTTTATTAGTGCCGGGAAATATGAAAAAAGAAAAAACCGCGCTGCAAATTTTAAAAATTTTTGAAAAAAACATACTTAAATTTTTTAAGGAGAAAAAGGTAAAATTTAGGTTAGAAATCGAGAAAATAAAAGAAGCTCTTCCACAAGGATCTTTTCATATAATCCAAAAGCCAGAAAAGGTGTTAGATGAGATTGAAAGATATTATCGTGAGAAAAGTAATGAGAAAACCTTTAACGATTAA
- a CDS encoding KaiC domain-containing protein, with protein sequence MSIVRISTGVKEVDRMLMGGIPKGFLVAVVGEPGCGKTIFCLHFINAGFKKGEKGIFVTTEESRESIVRQAEQFNFDFSQALKGGNLVIIDALMRRREDPYSLSSLDPEELVKKIIEIKKEFGYGHSRLVIDSLSAFWLDKPAVARKYSYFVKKVLTQWDFTILATSQYAVTTSEAFGFGIEHIADGIIRFRKTVRGGILRRYILIEKMRQTPHDLRMHEIDIVNGVGIVVKRATEYRREDVALPEHVRRKIVESKKIKENEIP encoded by the coding sequence ATGTCGATAGTAAGAATTTCAACTGGTGTAAAAGAAGTAGATAGAATGCTGATGGGTGGTATACCAAAAGGTTTTTTAGTCGCGGTTGTCGGCGAACCGGGATGCGGCAAAACCATATTTTGCCTACATTTCATCAATGCAGGCTTTAAAAAAGGCGAAAAGGGAATATTTGTGACAACGGAAGAAAGCAGAGAATCTATAGTTAGACAAGCGGAACAATTCAATTTCGATTTTTCACAAGCACTAAAAGGCGGCAATCTAGTAATAATTGATGCTTTAATGAGAAGAAGAGAAGATCCATATTCTCTTTCTTCTCTCGACCCAGAAGAGCTTGTAAAGAAAATAATAGAAATAAAAAAGGAATTTGGATATGGGCATTCGAGGCTCGTAATAGATAGCCTCTCGGCCTTCTGGCTGGATAAGCCCGCTGTTGCAAGAAAATATTCGTATTTCGTAAAAAAAGTTTTAACGCAATGGGATTTTACTATTCTAGCTACATCGCAATATGCTGTTACGACATCGGAAGCGTTTGGTTTCGGTATAGAACATATAGCCGACGGAATTATTAGATTTAGGAAAACTGTAAGAGGTGGAATATTAAGACGATATATTTTAATTGAGAAGATGCGGCAAACGCCTCACGATTTGAGAATGCATGAAATTGATATAGTAAATGGTGTTGGTATTGTTGTTAAACGCGCAACAGAATATCGTAGGGAAGATGTAGCTCTACCAGAACATGTTCGAAGAAAAATAGTAGAAAGTAAAAAAATTAAGGAAAATGAGATACCATGA
- a CDS encoding DUF504 domain-containing protein, producing MVFTIRNFLNMLKWSKKENPSKYRIIYLSRGAPNDREELTADAITGIYSRGFEYERRGKKVYIPYHRIIKIENIETGEIVYKSVKHLGKY from the coding sequence ATGGTTTTTACTATTCGAAATTTCCTAAACATGCTCAAGTGGAGTAAAAAAGAAAATCCAAGCAAATACAGGATAATTTACTTGTCTCGAGGAGCACCAAATGATAGAGAGGAATTAACCGCCGATGCTATCACGGGAATTTACAGCAGAGGTTTTGAATATGAAAGAAGGGGGAAGAAAGTGTACATACCATATCACAGAATTATTAAAATAGAAAATATCGAGACTGGGGAAATCGTGTATAAGTCTGTTAAGCACCTCGGAAAATATTAA
- a CDS encoding ATP-dependent DNA ligase, with product MDLEYSFLADTYEKIEKITGRIAMTEYLVNLFSKTPSEIIDKVVYLTQGKLYPDYVGIELGIAEKLAMRALAIAVGVSISMIEAEYKKLGDIGLTAEKILTKYKPISITHFFDTATASRKLTVSEVYEKLDRIAKAAGEGSQDLKISLLASLLKDASPKEAKYLLRTVTGRLRLGIADMTILDALAIAFTGSKAARDIIERAYNIHPDLGHIARVLATEGLEGVKKIRIKVGIPIQPMLAERLSDPKEILGKLGGKCIAEYKYDGERIQAHKGINKVTLFSRRLENITHHYPDVVEMVRRYIKAKEAIVEGECVAVNPDTGEMLPFQELMHRRRKYGVEKAMEMYPVHLYLFDLLYCDGIEYISKPYPERREKLKEIVEETDDISLSQAIIVDNPEDLTRFFEQAITDGCEGIMCKSIASDSIYQMGARGWLWIKYKRDYRYEMSDTVDLVVVGAFHGRGKRAGTYGALLMAAYNHEKDVFETVCKVGSGFTDEDLEKLPEMLKPYIIPHQHARVVSKIEADVWFVPAIVLEIIGAEITLSPLHTCAFGKIREDAGLAIRFPRFTGRFRFDKEPEQATTVKELIEMYKTQRKTAS from the coding sequence ATGGATCTAGAATATTCTTTTCTAGCAGATACTTACGAAAAAATCGAAAAAATTACAGGCAGAATAGCTATGACAGAGTATTTAGTTAATTTGTTTTCTAAAACTCCTTCTGAAATTATCGATAAGGTTGTTTATTTAACTCAAGGTAAGCTATATCCAGATTATGTTGGTATTGAACTTGGTATAGCTGAGAAATTGGCTATGAGGGCTTTGGCTATTGCTGTTGGAGTGAGTATAAGCATGATAGAAGCAGAATACAAGAAGCTTGGAGATATAGGATTAACAGCTGAGAAAATATTAACAAAGTATAAACCGATATCAATTACTCATTTCTTCGATACTGCCACGGCTTCGCGAAAACTTACGGTTTCGGAAGTTTACGAAAAGCTTGATCGAATAGCAAAGGCAGCGGGGGAAGGATCGCAGGATCTAAAAATTTCGCTTCTGGCTTCATTATTAAAAGATGCATCGCCTAAAGAAGCTAAATATTTGCTTAGAACGGTAACGGGGAGGCTAAGATTAGGAATTGCTGATATGACGATTCTAGACGCTTTAGCTATCGCGTTTACTGGATCAAAAGCTGCAAGAGATATTATAGAGAGAGCTTACAACATTCACCCAGATCTAGGGCATATAGCCAGGGTTCTAGCAACAGAGGGCTTGGAAGGAGTTAAAAAAATAAGAATAAAGGTTGGCATCCCGATCCAGCCAATGTTGGCGGAAAGACTAAGCGACCCCAAAGAAATTTTAGGTAAGTTGGGAGGTAAATGTATTGCAGAATACAAGTATGATGGTGAGCGGATACAAGCCCATAAAGGCATTAATAAAGTGACATTGTTCAGTCGTAGACTGGAAAATATTACGCACCACTACCCAGACGTCGTCGAAATGGTACGTCGTTATATAAAAGCTAAAGAAGCTATAGTGGAAGGTGAGTGCGTTGCCGTAAATCCCGATACTGGTGAAATGCTGCCCTTTCAGGAGCTTATGCATAGAAGACGCAAATACGGTGTAGAAAAAGCAATGGAAATGTACCCCGTCCACCTATACCTGTTCGACTTATTGTATTGTGACGGCATAGAGTATATTTCAAAACCATATCCGGAAAGAAGGGAGAAGCTTAAGGAAATAGTTGAAGAAACAGATGATATATCTCTATCCCAGGCAATTATCGTAGATAATCCTGAGGATTTAACTAGGTTTTTTGAACAAGCTATAACCGATGGTTGTGAAGGTATAATGTGTAAATCTATAGCATCAGACTCTATATATCAAATGGGCGCGCGAGGATGGTTGTGGATAAAATACAAGCGAGACTATAGATATGAAATGTCCGATACTGTAGACCTCGTAGTTGTTGGCGCTTTTCATGGTAGAGGAAAAAGAGCTGGAACTTATGGAGCTTTATTAATGGCTGCATATAATCACGAAAAAGATGTATTTGAGACGGTCTGCAAAGTTGGAAGCGGATTTACAGACGAGGATTTGGAAAAATTACCGGAGATGCTTAAGCCTTATATAATACCGCATCAGCACGCAAGGGTAGTATCGAAAATAGAGGCTGATGTATGGTTTGTGCCAGCTATCGTGCTCGAGATCATAGGCGCTGAAATAACTCTAAGTCCTTTACACACCTGCGCGTTTGGAAAAATAAGAGAAGATGCAGGGCTTGCTATAAGATTTCCACGCTTTACTGGCAGGTTTAGGTTTGATAAGGAGCCAGAACAAGCAACTACGGTGAAAGAGCTAATAGAGATGTATAAGACTCAGAGGAAAACGGCATCCTAG
- the radA gene encoding DNA repair and recombination protein RadA (Involved in DNA repair and in homologous recombination. Binds and assemble on single-stranded DNA to form a nucleoprotein filament. Hydrolyzes ATP in a ssDNA-dependent manner and promotes DNA strand exchange between homologous DNA molecules) produces GCRGLDGLLGGGVETGAITEFVGEFATGKTQIAHQLAVTVQLPLKKKGLNAKAIFIDTEGTFRPERIIQIAEYRGLNPEKTLKNILYARAYTSEELLFFIYKAVLYLENNVGLVVIDTLTSLNIEILSKEKRAAYESLIIYMMLRLLEAALAKKVAIVITNRGFMRGENFWVIGDPQISMLSSLRVHLEKQPGGAWTAKTLYSPHGKRRVCRFRITEKGLEDLA; encoded by the coding sequence CTGGTTGTCGTGGTTTGGATGGTTTATTGGGTGGCGGCGTTGAAACAGGCGCTATCACAGAATTTGTAGGCGAATTCGCAACAGGAAAAACACAAATAGCACACCAACTAGCAGTAACAGTACAACTGCCTTTGAAGAAGAAGGGCTTAAATGCTAAGGCTATATTCATCGATACTGAGGGTACTTTTAGGCCTGAACGCATCATACAAATAGCAGAATATAGAGGATTAAACCCAGAAAAAACACTAAAAAACATCCTATACGCAAGAGCATACACAAGCGAGGAACTCCTATTCTTTATATATAAAGCAGTGCTTTATCTAGAAAATAATGTTGGATTGGTAGTTATAGATACTTTAACAAGTCTTAATATTGAAATTTTATCCAAAGAAAAGAGAGCAGCATACGAGTCTTTAATAATTTACATGATGCTTCGCTTATTAGAGGCAGCTTTAGCAAAAAAAGTTGCGATCGTTATAACTAACCGTGGCTTTATGCGCGGCGAAAATTTCTGGGTTATCGGAGATCCTCAAATTAGCATGCTTTCATCTTTACGCGTACATCTTGAAAAACAGCCTGGAGGTGCTTGGACAGCAAAAACTTTATATTCTCCACATGGAAAACGCCGTGTTTGTAGATTTCGGATAACTGAGAAAGGTCTCGAAGATTTAGCTTAA